From a region of the Rhipicephalus microplus isolate Deutch F79 chromosome X, USDA_Rmic, whole genome shotgun sequence genome:
- the LOC142776653 gene encoding uncharacterized protein LOC142776653 isoform X1: MPKNSSCCFQCPLLADFYNENISMCCCVYPIYASCIFLQRKHLLQIGGRGLREIAVNAMKAVLAHDVQVLYSLHGRKGKRAFVNLRLCRLVTDVICQKAGCDQVEALNFIKRWLPGSGDRCGGRKRRFREAFVVEQPDDSHSQSADYRLLAAAGFLPSHSSQRLDSTTATVPPTQPDLQ; the protein is encoded by the exons atgcccaaaaattcaagttgttgttttcagtgtcctcttcttgcagatttttataatgaaaacatttcgatgtgctgttgcgtttaccccatctatgcttcttgcatttttttacagcgcaagcacctcctgcagattgggggacgtggcctccgagaaattgctgtgaatgccatgaaggctgtattggcacatgacgtgcaagtgctgtacagccttcatggcagaaaagggaaaagggcctttgtgaacctgaggctctgtagattagtgacag atgtcatctgccaaaaagcagggtgcgaccaggtggaggccctcaactttattaagaggtggctgccagggtctggtgatcgctgtgggggcaggaagcggcgcttcagagaagcatttgttgtggagcagcccgatgattcccactctcagagtgcagattatcggctgctcgcggcagctggcttcctgcccagccacagcagccagcgccttgacagcaccactgccactgtgcccccaacgcaacctgacctgcagtag
- the LOC142776653 gene encoding uncharacterized protein LOC142776653 isoform X2, protein MKAVLAHDVQVLYSLHGRKGKRAFVNLRLCRLVTDVICQKAGCDQVEALNFIKRWLPGSGDRCGGRKRRFREAFVVEQPDDSHSQSADYRLLAAAGFLPSHSSQRLDSTTATVPPTQPDLQ, encoded by the exons atgaaggctgtattggcacatgacgtgcaagtgctgtacagccttcatggcagaaaagggaaaagggcctttgtgaacctgaggctctgtagattagtgacag atgtcatctgccaaaaagcagggtgcgaccaggtggaggccctcaactttattaagaggtggctgccagggtctggtgatcgctgtgggggcaggaagcggcgcttcagagaagcatttgttgtggagcagcccgatgattcccactctcagagtgcagattatcggctgctcgcggcagctggcttcctgcccagccacagcagccagcgccttgacagcaccactgccactgtgcccccaacgcaacctgacctgcagtag
- the LOC142776654 gene encoding uncharacterized protein LOC142776654 encodes MCCCIYPIYACIFLQRKHLLQIGGRGLREIRVNAMKAVLAHDVQVLYSLHGRKGKRAFVNLRLCRLVTDVICQKAGCDQAEALNFIKRWLPGSGDRCGGRKRRSREAFVVEQPDDPHSQSADYRLLTAAGFLPSHSSQGLDSTTVTVPPTQPDLQ; translated from the exons atgtgctgttgcatttaccccatctatgcttgcatttttttacagcgcaagcacctcctgcagattgggggacgtggcctccgagaaattcgtgtgaatgccatgaaggctgtattggcacatgatgtgcaagtgctgtacagccttcatggcagaaaagggaaaagggcctttgtgaacctgaggctctgtagattagtgacag atgtcatctgccaaaaagcagggtgcgaccaggcggaggccctcaactttattaagaggtggctgccagggtctggtgatcgctgtgggggcaggaagcggcgctccagagaagcatttgttgtggagcagcccgatgatccccactctcagagtgcagattatcggctgctcacggcagctggcttcctgcccagccacagcagccagggccttgacagcaccactgtcactgtgcccccaacgcaacctgacctgcagtag